The following coding sequences lie in one Methylosinus sp. PW1 genomic window:
- a CDS encoding TadE/TadG family type IV pilus assembly protein, translating into MTTKRRRGASARAFFRNDAGQVAILFGLMGFAILTGVVGGVDLMRLYQARQKLSETALMACQFATRPSVVALVSGTNVTAYSSKVNAYIGNAIGAQRLGVALTNTAPFSYSGSGAADVTLSTNVKTAFSKFLNATQFKISATSHCFDTIATIDQPPSSTASATVLTETFGVTGCTGSSACGYLYAAPGTKVAIGTWGYTVSTPTNVSSSTVGYTGSTGVKWVILGHCLEVDSKVYSNAVPAGAFNTAELDCDNGSGTGGNSSISTMQYLAGGNYELRYFYNSRVKYPNYDPTYICGSTASDVSFATSANSTYISNSTTTTSTGKLRTNQINVYLDANTSGTPPLHQTIDGAQNLGGSNLIDVCVYSGNFDWVERSVRIYVNTPGNYWLSFAADGAGDSYGGAIADVRLCTGTCSGSVTDNFPWTASTVLFEDKFDSPTYSYSTSGAGAYINTSGNMTTSTGTSGSSSGWPNQTASGWGAAPINQLDYVMKSAIVGAQSVELGGTGTTAHRLISRGFLLDPGYYKVSYYYISDAKLPSLPTPLADPYCLSMPQTSSWSLPSGSVSNVTSRINASIAATAVDASSSYVGVFMSHGQLASTPVVGGALSSTTSYTNPDGTTTTTPTVAPDGVSLTSYNSAQVNPLIDLCAYATSWQTRTANVLVTKPGFYWLTFSSIGTTTEKFGGALDDVKLTALGGPSMSGAPSSYVKLPTPSVTPGSISTFSGFQIVNDPITVPASTL; encoded by the coding sequence ATGACGACGAAGAGACGACGGGGCGCATCGGCGCGCGCGTTTTTCCGAAACGACGCCGGCCAGGTGGCGATCTTGTTCGGTCTCATGGGCTTCGCGATTCTGACCGGCGTCGTCGGCGGCGTCGATCTCATGCGTCTCTATCAAGCGCGGCAGAAGCTCTCCGAGACGGCGCTGATGGCCTGTCAATTCGCCACGCGGCCGAGCGTCGTCGCTCTGGTGAGCGGGACCAACGTCACCGCCTATAGCAGCAAGGTGAACGCCTATATCGGCAACGCCATCGGCGCGCAGAGGCTCGGCGTCGCGCTCACCAATACGGCGCCCTTCTCCTATTCGGGGAGCGGCGCGGCCGATGTGACGCTGTCGACCAATGTGAAGACGGCCTTCTCGAAATTTCTGAACGCCACGCAGTTCAAAATCTCGGCGACCTCGCATTGCTTCGACACCATCGCCACTATCGATCAGCCGCCGTCCAGCACCGCCTCGGCGACCGTGCTCACCGAGACATTCGGCGTGACCGGCTGCACCGGCAGCAGCGCCTGCGGCTATCTCTATGCGGCGCCCGGAACCAAGGTCGCGATCGGCACTTGGGGATATACCGTCTCCACGCCGACGAATGTGTCGTCCTCGACGGTGGGCTACACGGGCTCGACCGGCGTCAAATGGGTGATCCTCGGCCATTGCCTCGAGGTCGACTCCAAGGTCTATTCCAACGCCGTGCCCGCCGGCGCGTTCAACACGGCCGAGCTCGATTGTGACAATGGATCGGGCACAGGCGGCAATTCGTCCATATCGACGATGCAATATCTCGCTGGCGGCAATTACGAGCTGCGCTATTTCTACAACTCGCGCGTGAAATATCCCAATTATGATCCGACCTATATCTGCGGATCGACAGCGAGCGACGTCTCCTTTGCGACCAGCGCCAACTCGACGTACATCAGCAATTCGACGACGACGACCTCGACCGGCAAGCTGCGCACCAATCAGATCAACGTCTATCTCGACGCCAACACGAGCGGAACGCCGCCGCTGCATCAGACCATAGACGGCGCGCAAAATCTCGGCGGCTCCAATCTCATCGACGTCTGCGTCTACTCGGGCAATTTCGATTGGGTCGAGCGCAGCGTGCGCATCTATGTCAACACGCCCGGCAATTATTGGCTGAGCTTCGCCGCCGACGGCGCCGGCGACTCCTATGGCGGCGCCATCGCGGACGTTCGCCTATGCACCGGCACTTGCTCCGGCTCGGTGACGGATAATTTTCCGTGGACGGCGTCGACGGTCTTGTTCGAGGACAAGTTCGACAGCCCGACCTACAGCTATTCGACGAGCGGCGCCGGCGCCTATATCAACACGTCCGGCAATATGACGACCAGCACGGGCACGAGCGGCTCCTCCAGCGGCTGGCCCAATCAGACCGCGAGCGGCTGGGGCGCGGCGCCGATCAATCAGCTCGATTATGTGATGAAATCGGCCATTGTCGGCGCGCAGTCGGTGGAACTGGGCGGGACCGGGACGACGGCGCACAGGCTCATCAGCCGCGGCTTCCTGCTCGATCCGGGCTATTACAAGGTTTCGTACTATTACATCTCTGACGCGAAGCTGCCGTCGCTCCCCACGCCGCTCGCCGATCCTTATTGCCTGTCCATGCCGCAAACCAGCAGCTGGAGCCTGCCGTCGGGATCGGTGTCGAATGTGACCTCGCGCATCAACGCTAGCATTGCCGCAACGGCGGTGGATGCGAGCAGCAGCTATGTCGGCGTCTTCATGTCGCATGGGCAGCTCGCGAGCACGCCCGTCGTCGGCGGCGCGCTCTCCTCGACGACCTCTTACACAAATCCCGACGGAACGACGACGACGACGCCGACCGTCGCGCCCGATGGCGTCAGCCTCACCAGCTACAATTCCGCGCAGGTCAATCCGCTCATCGACCTTTGCGCCTACGCCACCTCCTGGCAGACGCGGACCGCCAATGTGCTCGTCACCAAGCCGGGCTTCTATTGGCTGACCTTCTCCTCGATCGGGACGACGACGGAGAAATTCGGCGGCGCCCTCGATGATGTGAAGCTCACGGCGCTCGGCGGCCCATCGATGAGCGGCGCGCCTTCGTCCTATGTGAAATTGCCGACGCCGAGCGTCACGCCCGGATCGATC
- the rsmD gene encoding 16S rRNA (guanine(966)-N(2))-methyltransferase RsmD, giving the protein MRIVAGSFRGRVLKTPQSQAIRPTSDRLRESVFDILAHAYDDPVPGARVVDLFAGTGALGLEALSRGAGKILFIDDGAEARALLRANVEALGAGGVTRVFRRDATKLGLAPPGELFTLAFLDPPYGRDLATRALRSLVEGGWLAERALIVIEEAADAPLSLPEGIVEEERRRYGDTQIVVARRS; this is encoded by the coding sequence ATGCGCATCGTCGCGGGCAGCTTTCGCGGCCGCGTGCTGAAGACGCCGCAATCGCAGGCGATCCGTCCGACGTCGGATCGCCTGCGCGAATCCGTCTTCGACATTCTCGCCCATGCCTATGACGATCCGGTTCCGGGCGCGCGCGTCGTCGATCTCTTCGCCGGCACGGGCGCGCTCGGCCTCGAGGCCTTGTCGCGCGGCGCCGGGAAGATCCTCTTCATCGACGATGGCGCGGAGGCGCGCGCGCTGCTGCGCGCCAATGTCGAGGCGCTGGGCGCGGGCGGCGTGACGCGCGTCTTTCGGCGTGACGCGACCAAGCTCGGCCTCGCGCCGCCGGGCGAATTGTTCACGCTCGCTTTTCTCGATCCGCCCTATGGGCGCGATCTCGCCACGCGCGCGCTGCGCTCGCTCGTCGAAGGCGGCTGGCTCGCCGAGCGCGCGCTGATCGTCATCGAGGAGGCGGCGGACGCCCCTCTCTCTCTGCCCGAGGGAATCGTCGAGGAAGAGCGCCGCCGCTATGGCGACACGCAGATCGTCGTCGCGCGGCGTTCATAA
- a CDS encoding pseudouridine synthase gives MTDKKPERPARRKDGGDQPPRRRAPAKKPPAAEPDAAASAFEGERIAKVMARAGACSRRDAEIWVAEGRVSVNGRVLDSPAFNVQEGDRIEVDGQPLAEREPTRLFLFHKPAGLVTSAKDPEGRETVFGFLEERFPDLPRLVSVGRLDINTEGLLLLTNDGGLARTLELPATGWTRRYRVRAHGEIDQAQLDELKKGVTVDDVDYAPIDAKLDRVQGANVWISMALREGKNREIKRVLEHLGLDVNRLIRISFGPFQLGELEEGVVEEVRLKTLREQLGKGLAELAGVDFSSSRRDSDEPPHVAAEEARQRAKTRTRKHVTTLRAEREETRGKGPRARIERAATSDRKGRAVSVEKIVPVRRAEEPATTRNARRFRAERTEGEERPARVSGERKERFERSERAPRREGEGRPPRRDGAAARPRAGERTERFDRGERRGSSFGAGEGPRRERAPRREGEGRPPRREGTAARASSGERTERFDRGERRGSGFSAGDGPRRERAPRREGEGRPPRREGAAARASSGERTERFDRGERRGSSFGAGDGPRRERAPRREGEGRPPRREGAAARASSGERTERFDRGERRGSGFSAGDGPRRERAPRREGEGRPPRREGAEQRPRGERTERFDRGERRGASFSAGDGPRRERAPRREGEGRPPRREGAEQRPRSSERTERFDRGERKNAGAAKSFGAGKSFGAGKSFGERKSFAGKGAGKRFDSGEAPRRERAPRKEGEARPPRRDGDGERRGPPRSGAGKGPGRAGPGRGAPGRGGPGGKGPRKPSGAPRKPR, from the coding sequence ATGACCGACAAAAAGCCAGAAAGACCCGCCCGCCGTAAGGACGGCGGCGACCAGCCGCCGCGTCGCCGCGCCCCGGCCAAAAAACCGCCCGCGGCCGAGCCCGACGCCGCCGCCAGCGCCTTCGAGGGCGAGCGCATCGCCAAGGTCATGGCGCGCGCGGGCGCTTGCTCGCGCCGCGACGCCGAGATTTGGGTCGCGGAAGGGCGCGTTTCCGTCAACGGCCGCGTGCTGGACAGCCCCGCCTTCAATGTGCAGGAGGGCGACCGCATAGAGGTGGACGGCCAGCCGCTCGCCGAGCGCGAGCCGACGCGCTTGTTTTTGTTCCACAAGCCGGCCGGCCTCGTCACCAGCGCCAAGGACCCGGAAGGGCGCGAGACCGTCTTCGGCTTCCTCGAGGAGCGCTTTCCCGATCTGCCGCGCTTGGTGAGCGTCGGGCGGCTCGACATCAATACCGAAGGCCTGCTGCTGCTGACCAATGACGGCGGCCTCGCGCGCACGCTCGAGCTTCCGGCGACGGGGTGGACGCGGCGTTACCGCGTGCGCGCCCATGGCGAGATCGACCAGGCGCAACTCGATGAGTTGAAGAAGGGCGTCACCGTCGACGATGTCGATTACGCGCCGATCGACGCCAAGCTCGATCGCGTCCAGGGCGCCAATGTCTGGATCAGCATGGCGCTGCGTGAGGGCAAGAATCGCGAGATCAAGCGCGTGCTCGAGCATTTGGGGCTCGACGTCAATCGGCTGATTCGCATCTCCTTCGGCCCGTTTCAGCTCGGCGAGCTGGAGGAGGGCGTCGTCGAGGAGGTGCGGCTGAAGACCTTGCGCGAGCAGCTCGGCAAGGGCTTGGCCGAGCTGGCCGGCGTCGATTTTTCGTCGTCCCGCCGCGACTCGGACGAGCCGCCGCATGTCGCCGCCGAGGAGGCGCGTCAGCGCGCCAAGACGCGCACGCGCAAGCATGTCACGACCCTGCGCGCCGAACGTGAGGAAACGCGCGGCAAAGGCCCGCGCGCCCGCATAGAGCGCGCCGCCACCAGCGACCGCAAGGGCCGGGCCGTGTCGGTCGAGAAGATCGTGCCCGTGCGCCGCGCCGAGGAGCCGGCGACGACGCGCAACGCCCGCCGTTTCCGCGCCGAGCGGACCGAGGGGGAGGAGAGGCCCGCGCGCGTTTCCGGCGAGCGCAAGGAGCGATTCGAGCGGAGCGAGCGCGCCCCTCGGCGCGAGGGCGAGGGACGCCCGCCGCGTCGCGATGGCGCCGCTGCGCGGCCGCGCGCCGGCGAACGGACCGAGCGTTTCGATCGCGGCGAGCGTCGCGGGTCGAGCTTCGGCGCCGGCGAAGGGCCGCGCCGCGAGCGCGCGCCGCGTCGCGAGGGCGAAGGTCGTCCGCCGCGTCGTGAGGGGACGGCCGCCCGTGCATCCTCGGGCGAGCGGACAGAACGTTTCGATCGTGGCGAACGCCGTGGTTCGGGCTTTAGCGCCGGTGATGGGCCGCGCCGCGAGCGCGCGCCGCGTCGTGAGGGCGAAGGTCGTCCGCCGCGTCGCGAGGGGGCGGCCGCCCGTGCATCCTCGGGCGAGCGGACGGAGCGTTTCGATCGCGGCGAACGTCGTGGGTCGAGTTTCGGCGCCGGCGACGGGCCGCGCCGCGAGCGCGCGCCGCGTCGTGAGGGCGAGGGTCGTCCGCCGCGTCGCGAAGGAGCGGCCGCCCGTGCATCCTCGGGCGAGCGGACAGAACGTTTCGATCGTGGCGAACGTCGTGGTTCGGGCTTCAGCGCCGGCGATGGGCCGCGCCGTGAACGCGCGCCGCGTCGTGAGGGCGAGGGTCGTCCGCCGCGTCGCGAGGGCGCGGAGCAGCGTCCGCGGGGCGAGCGGACGGAGCGTTTCGATCGTGGCGAGCGTCGTGGGGCGAGTTTCAGCGCTGGGGATGGGCCGCGCCGTGAGCGCGCGCCGCGTCGTGAGGGCGAGGGTCGTCCGCCCCGTCGCGAGGGGGCGGAGCAGCGGCCGCGCAGCAGCGAGCGGACGGAGCGTTTCGATCGTGGCGAGCGCAAGAACGCTGGCGCGGCCAAGAGCTTCGGAGCCGGCAAGAGCTTCGGAGCCGGCAAGAGCTTCGGCGAGCGCAAGAGCTTCGCGGGCAAGGGCGCCGGCAAGCGTTTCGACTCTGGCGAGGCGCCGCGTCGCGAGCGTGCACCGCGCAAGGAAGGCGAGGCTCGCCCGCCGCGTCGTGACGGGGACGGCGAGCGTCGCGGTCCCCCGCGGAGCGGGGCCGGCAAAGGGCCGGGCAGAGCGGGGCCGGGCAGAGGGGCTCCGGGCAGAGGCGGACCGGGCGGCAAAGGGCCGCGCAAGCCCAGCGGCGCGCCGCGCAAGCCGCGCTAG
- a CDS encoding UDP-N-acetylglucosamine 1-carboxyvinyltransferase, whose protein sequence is MAHLIVHGGRPLSGRIIPSANKNAVLPILCATLLTREPLRIHGVPEITDVKKILELFRTLGSDVRMDFATGLLELRHEDTRFDPSIHRLPAEMRSSIMLAPPLLARFGVARIEDDVKGCTLGAREIDPHIEVLKSFGATIERSDDSLVIRSDGPLRATRHWLDYASVTTTENFVLCASLASGQSKLNNAASEPHVQEFCAFMETLGARISGIGTSQLTIDGVDSLSGGEFHLTEDFHEVATFLALGAITGGGVEVKNSAPDQFPLIDRTFAKFGVHVVHEDGWSKTKANGPLKVAEPFTRNVLQKVEAAPWPYLPVDLLPIFIALGVKAEGSVMFWNKVYDGALGWTGELSKFGAHVFLSDPHRLIAFGGKPLVPAQVESPYIIRVAIALLMLAASIEGRSMIHNATPIKRAHPRFVENLRMLGAEVEWTGGD, encoded by the coding sequence ATGGCTCATCTGATCGTGCATGGCGGACGTCCGCTCAGCGGCAGGATCATCCCTTCCGCGAATAAGAACGCCGTGCTGCCCATTCTCTGCGCCACGCTGCTGACCAGAGAGCCGCTGCGCATCCATGGCGTGCCGGAGATCACGGACGTCAAGAAAATCCTCGAATTGTTTCGCACGCTCGGCAGCGACGTGCGGATGGATTTTGCGACCGGCCTGCTCGAGCTGCGCCATGAGGACACGCGCTTCGACCCGTCCATTCATCGCCTGCCGGCGGAGATGCGCTCCTCCATCATGCTGGCGCCGCCGCTGCTGGCGCGCTTCGGCGTCGCCCGCATAGAGGACGATGTGAAGGGCTGCACGCTCGGCGCGCGCGAGATCGACCCGCATATAGAAGTGCTGAAATCTTTCGGCGCGACGATCGAGCGCAGCGACGATTCGCTCGTCATCCGCTCCGACGGCCCGCTGCGCGCGACGCGGCATTGGCTCGACTACGCCTCCGTCACCACCACGGAGAATTTCGTGCTGTGCGCGTCGCTGGCGAGCGGCCAGTCCAAGCTCAACAACGCCGCCTCCGAGCCGCATGTGCAGGAATTCTGCGCCTTCATGGAGACGCTCGGCGCGCGCATCTCCGGCATCGGCACCTCGCAGCTCACCATAGACGGGGTCGATTCGCTCTCCGGCGGCGAGTTCCACCTCACGGAAGACTTCCACGAGGTCGCGACCTTTCTGGCGTTGGGCGCGATCACCGGCGGTGGCGTCGAGGTGAAGAATTCCGCGCCCGATCAGTTTCCGCTGATCGACCGCACCTTCGCGAAATTCGGCGTGCATGTCGTCCATGAAGACGGCTGGTCCAAGACCAAGGCCAATGGCCCGCTGAAAGTGGCCGAGCCCTTCACCCGCAATGTGCTGCAGAAGGTGGAGGCGGCGCCCTGGCCCTATCTGCCGGTCGATCTTTTGCCCATCTTCATCGCGCTCGGCGTCAAGGCCGAGGGCAGCGTGATGTTCTGGAACAAGGTCTATGACGGCGCGCTGGGCTGGACCGGCGAGCTCTCCAAATTCGGCGCGCATGTGTTTCTGTCGGACCCGCATCGGCTCATCGCCTTCGGCGGCAAGCCGCTGGTCCCGGCGCAGGTGGAGAGCCCCTATATCATCCGCGTCGCCATCGCTCTGCTGATGCTGGCGGCGAGCATAGAAGGGCGCTCGATGATCCATAACGCGACGCCGATCAAGCGCGCGCATCCGCGCTTCGTCGAGAATTTGCGCATGCTCGGCGCGGAGGTGGAATGGACCGGCGGAGATTGA
- a CDS encoding IS4 family transposase has protein sequence MRLENSVFVELLKPIDRRSFQKIVDRHGGDAYDKSFRSWSHLVALIFAQLGAVVSLRALVAAFNAEANGHYHLGVGRFARSTLAEASARRPVAVFADLFALLAATLDRKTRREGAEMLRLIDSTPIPLSKFHAFARSNGRIHGLKMHVAYDRGADRPYRVEVTLANVNDVTIGKKTPIEAGATYVFDKGYYDFKWWKGIHDAGALFVTRPKTNTRLKVVAERPLDKTRGDGFTVLADSEVALASKGDSKLRMRLRRIRIERDAASRTKSPIIEVITNDMTRDAVEIAALYKARWAIELLFRWLKQHLSIRKFLGKNENAIKLQLLAAMIAFLLLRIAAHSHGVTLPPLRFAELAGRFLFARRPVASIDEPPPKYRVPSRWKSDCQIEMIYA, from the coding sequence ATGCGCCTCGAGAATAGCGTCTTCGTCGAGCTTCTCAAACCGATCGATCGTCGCAGCTTCCAGAAGATCGTGGATCGTCACGGCGGCGACGCCTACGACAAATCCTTCAGGAGCTGGAGCCATCTGGTGGCGCTGATCTTCGCGCAGCTGGGCGCGGTCGTCAGCCTGCGCGCCCTCGTCGCCGCCTTCAACGCCGAGGCCAATGGGCATTATCACCTGGGCGTCGGGCGTTTCGCGCGCTCGACGCTCGCCGAAGCCAGCGCCCGCCGGCCCGTCGCCGTCTTCGCCGATCTCTTCGCTCTGCTCGCCGCGACGCTCGACCGCAAGACGCGGCGCGAGGGAGCCGAGATGCTCCGCCTCATCGACTCGACCCCCATCCCTTTGAGCAAGTTCCATGCGTTCGCCCGCTCCAACGGCCGCATCCACGGGCTCAAAATGCATGTCGCCTATGATCGCGGGGCCGACCGTCCCTATCGCGTCGAGGTGACGCTCGCCAATGTCAATGATGTCACCATCGGCAAGAAGACGCCGATCGAGGCGGGCGCCACCTATGTCTTCGACAAGGGCTATTATGATTTCAAATGGTGGAAGGGCATTCACGACGCCGGGGCGCTCTTCGTCACGCGGCCAAAGACCAACACGCGCTTGAAGGTCGTCGCCGAACGGCCGCTCGATAAGACCCGCGGCGACGGCTTCACCGTGCTCGCGGACAGCGAGGTCGCGCTGGCCAGCAAGGGCGATTCCAAGCTGCGGATGCGCCTGCGCCGCATCCGCATCGAGCGCGACGCGGCGAGCCGGACGAAATCGCCGATCATCGAGGTGATCACCAACGACATGACCCGCGATGCGGTGGAGATCGCCGCGCTCTACAAGGCGCGCTGGGCGATCGAGCTGCTGTTCCGCTGGCTGAAGCAGCATCTCTCGATCCGCAAGTTCTTGGGCAAGAACGAGAACGCCATCAAGCTTCAGCTGCTGGCGGCGATGATCGCCTTCCTGCTGCTGCGCATCGCCGCGCACAGCCACGGCGTCACTCTGCCGCCGCTGCGCTTCGCCGAGCTGGCTGGCCGCTTCCTGTTCGCGCGCCGGCCCGTCGCATCGATCGACGAGCCGCCGCCCAAATATCGCGTGCCGAGCCGGTGGAAGTCCGACTGCCAGATCGAGATGATCTATGCCTGA
- a CDS encoding nucleoside deaminase yields MTDPLTAAFDAAREAFAANEVPVGAAIARNGEIIAVAGNRTLRDKDPTAHAEMLAIRAACATLGSERLADCDLYVTLEPCAMCAAAISFARIRRLYYSAEDLKGGGVDHGARFFSLKTCHHVPEVYGGLRESEAAELLRAFFQARR; encoded by the coding sequence ATGACCGACCCCCTCACCGCCGCCTTCGACGCCGCCCGCGAAGCCTTCGCCGCCAATGAGGTCCCCGTCGGCGCCGCCATAGCGCGCAATGGCGAGATCATCGCCGTCGCGGGCAATCGCACCTTGCGCGACAAGGACCCCACAGCTCATGCGGAGATGCTCGCCATTCGCGCCGCCTGCGCGACGCTCGGGAGCGAGCGGCTCGCCGATTGCGATCTCTATGTCACGCTCGAGCCCTGCGCCATGTGCGCGGCGGCGATCTCCTTCGCGCGCATTCGCCGGCTCTATTATTCGGCGGAAGACTTGAAGGGCGGCGGCGTCGATCATGGCGCGCGCTTCTTCTCGCTGAAGACCTGCCATCATGTCCCTGAGGTCTATGGCGGCTTGCGCGAGAGCGAGGCGGCCGAATTGCTGCGCGCCTTTTTTCAGGCGCGGCGCTGA